CTATAAAGAGTACCATAGAAGGCTGGACATGCAGATATGAAGACGATCTTAAGGAACCTAGGTAAGGTTGACTCATGTAGGTTCTTTATAGAGTAGTTGGATGTTTTTAGggattttctttacaaaatttcGTAAGGTTTTTTTTGGGTCTTCCATGATGCTGAAcatttgtttcttttgattGTGTTTTATGAACTATTATTGGgctaaatgattaaaaagatcCATGTAGCCAGCCCCTGTGGTTGACATCCAGGCACTTCGTAATGAATTTTTGTCCCCTTATCATTGTATGTCCAAGCTGCCTTTGAGAGACCTTGGTTCTAGTTTTATCGCATATGTTTTCTGTCTGTTGTCTTCTATGTTCGTATAGGTTGACATATATCTGCTTATTTGTGGTGGGTGCAGGATTAGTATATCAAATTGATTTGGAATGCTGTCACATTTGCACCTTTTCTAAGAGGTTTTCGTCCTCATTTAATGGGTTTTCTTCTGAGCTGAATGGTAAAGCCATTCCCTTTATGGATGGGGCCAATCGAGAAAATTCAAGAATAGTTCAGGGTGTGAGACAAGTAGTGGATGATGTGTGCCATATCTTGGAGGGTGGTCCATGGGGACCTGCCCTTGAGAATGCTCTGTGTGCGCTAGATGAAAAACCTAAACCAGAATTAGTAATTGGAGTCTTGAGGAGGCTGAAGGATATCAATATTGCAGTAAATTATTTTCGGTGGGCGGAGAGAAAAACTGACCAAGCACATTGTCCTGAAGCATACAATTCACTTCTAATGATTATGGCTAGGAGTAGAAAGTTTGATGGCTTGGTGGAGATTCTGGAAGAAATGAGTATTGCAGGATTTGGCCCGTCTAATAACGCATGTGTTGAGTTGGTTGTAAGCTATATCAAGTTGCAGAAGTTTAGGGAAGCTTTTGATCTAATACAAACCATGAGAAAGTTTAAGTTCCGACCTGCATTTTCGGCTTATACAAACCTTATTGGTGCTCTTTCTGCTGCTCATGAATCAGACCTCATGCTCACTCTTTTTCATCAAATGCAGGAGCTAGGTTATGAAGTGAGCGTTCATCTATTTACAACTCTTATTCGTGTATTCGCTATGCAGGACAGAGTTGATGCAGCTCTTTCCCTGTTGGATGAGATGAAGAATTGCTCTTTTGATGCTGATGTTGTTCTTTATAATGTCTGCATAGATTCTTTTGGAAAGATTGGGAAAGTTGATATGGCCTGGAAATTCTTTCACGAGATGAAAGCACGTGGCTTGAGGCCTGACGATGTGACATATACGAGTATGATAGGGGTTCTTTGGAAAGCTGATAGACTGGATGAAGCTGTGGAGCTATTCGAAGAGATGGATAGCGGCAGGAAAGTTCCTTGTGTGTATGCTTATAGCACCATGATCATGGGCTATGGTTCTGCTGGAAAGTTTGACGAAGCATATAGTTTGCTTGAGAGGCAAAAACAAAAGGGGTGCATTCCAAGTGTGATTGCATATAATTGCATTCTTACATGCCTTGGAAAGAAGGGGAGAGTGGACGAGGCATTAAGAATCTTCAAGGAGATGAAGAAAGATGCAGCGCCCAACCTTTTCACCTACAATATTCTCATAGACATGCTTTGCAAGGCAGGAAAACTTGAGGATGCTCTAGGCATTCGGGATTCCATGGAAGGAGCTGGATTGTTTCCTAATGTTAGGACTGTCAATATAATGATAGATCGACTTTGCAAAGCTCAAAAACTGGATGAAGCTTGTTCTATATTTGAAGGAATTGATCATAAAGTTTGCACCCCTGATGGAGTTACATTTGGTTCTCTTATTGATGGTCTGGGCAAACATGGCAGAGTGGATGATGCCTACAAgctatatgaaaaaatgttAGATTCTAATCAGTTTCCGGATGCTTTTGTATATACCTCCCTTATTAGGAATTTCTTCAAGTGTGGCAGGAAGGAGGATGGTCACAAGATATACAAAGAAATGGTACACAGGGGCTGTTCTCCTGACTTGATGTTGCTTAATACCTATATGGATTGTGTTTTCAAAGCTGGTGAAATTCAGAAAGGTAGGGCTTTGTTTGAGGAAATAAAGGCTCGAGGATTTATTCCGGATGTCAGGAGCTACTCAATCCTGATTCATGGCCTTGTGAAAGCAGGTTTTGCAAATGAAACTTACGAGCTGTTCTACACAATGAAGGAGCAAGGCTGTGTTCTGGACACCCGTGCTTACAATACTGTTATTAATGGCTTTTGCAAGTCTGGTAAGGTTAACAAAGCATATCAACTGTTGGAGGAAATGACAACGAAGGGCCATCAACCTACTGTTGTTACCTATGGTTCTGTCATCGATGGGCTTGCTAAGATTGACAGGCTTGATGAAGCATACATGCTCTTTGAAGAAGCAAAATTTAAAGGAATAGAGTTAAATGAGGTGATATATAGTAGTCTTATTGATGGGTTTGGTAAGGTGGGTAGAATTGATGAAGCGTACTTGATCATGGAAGAGTTAATGCAGAAAGGTTTGACCCCTAATGTGTACACATGGAATTGCTTGCTTGATGCACTAGTGAAAGCTGAGGAAATTAATGAAGCCCATGTGTGCTTTCAGTCAATGAAAGACTTGAAATGTACTCCCAACCACATAACTTACAGCATTCTCATTAATGGTCTTTGTAGGGTTAGAAAATTTAATAAGGCTTTTGTGTTCTGGCAAGAGATGCAGAAGCAAGGGTTGAAGCCCAACACAATCACCTATACCACCATGATCTCAGGACTTGCAAAGGCTGGAAACATAGAAGACGCAAATAAGCTTTTTGAGAGGTTTAAGGCGAGTGGGGGTATACCAGATTCTGCTTGTTATAATGCTATGATAGAAGGGTTAGCATTGCTTAATAGAGCAATGGATTCATATGCACTTTTTGAGGAAACTAGGTTGAAAGGTTGTAATATTCATACCAAAACGTGTGTTGTTCTCTTAGATGCACTGCATAAAGCTGAATGCCTTGAGCAGGCAGCATTTGTGGGTGCAGTGTTGAGAGAAACAGCAAAGTCTCAACATACTTCAAAATCCTGGTAATGGCAAGTATACGGAGAGTTTTGTTCTTGATGATGGTTCTTTACATGAATTCCTTTATAGGGCTGAAGCTGCTCCCTTCAGAGGTACTCTCTTATCTAATTAGTAGAGATTGAAGTTACAGGATGCATAAACGAATGAGGCTTACACCCGAGGGACGTTGGCATCCTTTCCAGCTGTCCGAATTCATACATTTCAAATACAACGCCCTAACAGGAGCTCAAAACATAAAATGGTTAAGTCAGGAAGCCGCATGCATAAGTCGAGCTCCTACGCCTAACTTCTATGGTAGCTTGGTTTTTGTTTGTCTGATTCTCCATTTAACCCAGatcatcccccccccccccccccccccccccccccccccccccccccccccccccccccccccccccccaaaaaaaaaaaaaaaataaccctGCATGAGTGTGCACTCTAATATTATTGTTAGAAAGAAGTGGATTCTTATGGGCTTTGTGAGGAAAAAGAAGGGAGGGGCAGAGCAGAAACGTTCTTGAATGAAGCAAAGGTCGAAATACCTAATTGTTGAGTCTTAAGCCCATGATTCTACTTACTGATGATAGTCCTTAATGGCTCTCAGAGATATGCTTaaattcttttatcaaatagTCAGAAGGAACTTATCTAATAGATTGCCCCTGACCTTTTGTATTGATGCATTATGGCTTCCAGGCATAAGAGTTGCATGTCAAACATGGGTGAATATGCCAATGAACACCATCAGGACCTATAGATAGCATATAGATAGCATACTGCTACAAAGTTCATGTGGAACTTTGAGCATGGGCTTGTTGTAAGATTGGATAAAGCTTCATTTTTCAGCGCTCTGTTGTGAACTATTTGGATCCAGTATAGTCTATGTTATCTTCTTCT
Above is a genomic segment from Juglans microcarpa x Juglans regia isolate MS1-56 chromosome 1D, Jm3101_v1.0, whole genome shotgun sequence containing:
- the LOC121235829 gene encoding pentatricopeptide repeat-containing protein At3g06920, whose translation is MKTILRNLGLVYQIDLECCHICTFSKRFSSSFNGFSSELNGKAIPFMDGANRENSRIVQGVRQVVDDVCHILEGGPWGPALENALCALDEKPKPELVIGVLRRLKDINIAVNYFRWAERKTDQAHCPEAYNSLLMIMARSRKFDGLVEILEEMSIAGFGPSNNACVELVVSYIKLQKFREAFDLIQTMRKFKFRPAFSAYTNLIGALSAAHESDLMLTLFHQMQELGYEVSVHLFTTLIRVFAMQDRVDAALSLLDEMKNCSFDADVVLYNVCIDSFGKIGKVDMAWKFFHEMKARGLRPDDVTYTSMIGVLWKADRLDEAVELFEEMDSGRKVPCVYAYSTMIMGYGSAGKFDEAYSLLERQKQKGCIPSVIAYNCILTCLGKKGRVDEALRIFKEMKKDAAPNLFTYNILIDMLCKAGKLEDALGIRDSMEGAGLFPNVRTVNIMIDRLCKAQKLDEACSIFEGIDHKVCTPDGVTFGSLIDGLGKHGRVDDAYKLYEKMLDSNQFPDAFVYTSLIRNFFKCGRKEDGHKIYKEMVHRGCSPDLMLLNTYMDCVFKAGEIQKGRALFEEIKARGFIPDVRSYSILIHGLVKAGFANETYELFYTMKEQGCVLDTRAYNTVINGFCKSGKVNKAYQLLEEMTTKGHQPTVVTYGSVIDGLAKIDRLDEAYMLFEEAKFKGIELNEVIYSSLIDGFGKVGRIDEAYLIMEELMQKGLTPNVYTWNCLLDALVKAEEINEAHVCFQSMKDLKCTPNHITYSILINGLCRVRKFNKAFVFWQEMQKQGLKPNTITYTTMISGLAKAGNIEDANKLFERFKASGGIPDSACYNAMIEGLALLNRAMDSYALFEETRLKGCNIHTKTCVVLLDALHKAECLEQAAFVGAVLRETAKSQHTSKSW